CTTTTGGAAGCGCTTTTGGCATGGGTGCCAGATGTGGTTCACTTTCATTCGGTTCATATCGGTACCTTTGTGGGTCTGGGTAGCCTCTTAAAACGGGAAGGCGTGCCTTACGTGGTCACACCCAACGGTGGCTTCGCTCCCGGCCGGCTCGCGCGGGTGGGGCCCGAGGTGCGGGCCTACGTGCGCCTCCTGGAGAAGCCCTACCTGGAGGGGGCGCGGTTCGTGCATGCGGTTAGCCACAACGACGTGGAGGGCCTCAGGTCCTTGGGGGTGCGGGCGCGGGTGGTGGTGGTGCCTAACGGCATTGACCCCGCCGCCGTACCCGCACGGGTGGACTCGGATCTCCTACGACGCCGCTTCCCCGTTCTACAGGGCAAGCGGGTCTTCCTCTTCCTAGGGCGGCTGGACCCTGTCCACAAGGGGCTGGACCTCTTGTTGGAGGCCTTCGCGGCGGCCCGACTTCCGGCGGCGGCCCTGGTCCTGGTGGGGCCTGACTGGCGGGGGAGCTTGGCGCGTCTGTGGGAGCAGGCCCGGCGCCTGGGGTTGGAGGAGCGGGTGGTGTTCGCTGGCCCGGCCTTCGGGGAGGAAAAGTGGGCCTACCTAGCCGGGGCGGACGTGTTCGTGCACCCCTCGAGGTGGGAAGGGTTTTCCTTTAGTGTCCTCGAGGCCATGACCATGGGCAAGCCGGTATTGCTTTCTAAGCCAGCCGATCCCGGAGAGGTTAGTGCTTATGGTGCAGGTGTAACCGTTGATCCGAAAGTGCCTCAGCTCGTTGAGGGCATACGGGAACTAGGGGAGGCGCCTACTAAAAGACTAAATGAAATGGGGCTCCGGGCGCGGGCTCTAGTGGAGGGCCAATTTGATTGGCAGGGGATAGCTTTACGCCTAATTAGCGAATATGAACGCTAACGTGGTGTGGCAGACCGTGGCCAAATCTTCTTTTATCCATGCAACCTCGGTGGGGATGAAGGTTCTGAGATCAAAAGTCAAAGTCTCCAGGGGTGTAAGTGGAACGGTGGGCTTGCTGCTAGGGGCCAAGGCCGCCTTGGTCCTTGTGCTTTCCCGTAGGTGAGCCCATGGCTAGGGATTTCCGCGTCATCCTGGTGGGTCACGCCCTCTCCCCCTATAGGGGCTCCGAGCCGGGTTTCACCTGGAACTGGGCGTGGCACCTTTCGGACCACCTGCCTGTGGATGTGGTCGCTTTCCCCCAGTACCGCGAGGAAGTGGAGGCCTTTCTCGCCCAGTATCCTAACCCTCGTCTGCGGGTCCACTGGGTTACGCTTAGCGGTTGGGACCCCTGGGACCCGGCCCGGGGTGAGCGAGGGATCCGACTTCACTACATCTTTTGGCTTAGGAAAGCCTACCGACTTGTCAGAAGCCTGGCTTCAGAAGCCCGCTCTCCTGTCGTAGTACACCACGTTAGCTGGGGTACGGTGAGCGCGCCCCCGCCTTCGCCGGGTTTTCCCCTGGTTTGGGGGCCCGTTGGAGGAGGGCAGAAGGCCCCGGGGGCGTTCCGTGCCCTCTTTGGCCGGCACTGGCCCAAGGAGGCCCTGAGGTCCTTGCGGGTCGCATCGCTTCCCTGGTGGCCCGGTTGGCGAAGCAAGGTAGCCGGAGTGTCCCTGGCTTTGGCCACCAACCGGGAGACCCTTGCGCTTCTTCGCCGGGGCGGCGCTCGGAGGACCGAGCTTTTTTTAGACACGGGCGTACCGCTAGGCTTCGGCCTGGGCACCCCGCCCTATGCGCCCCGGGAACCCGGCCCCTTGCGCCTCTTGTGGGCCGGGCGGTTTGAGCCTAGAAAGGCCCTGCCCTTAGCTCTGAGGGCTTTGCGATGGGTGCGGGCGCCTGTGGAGCTTTGGGTAGCGGGAGGGGGGCCTATGGAAGGGCTTTGGCAAGAGGAGGCCCGGAGGCTAGGGCTGGAAGACCGGGTTCGCTTCTTGGGGCGCCTGCCCTGGGAGAAGATGCGGGAAGCCTTTCTTGGGGCCCATGCCTTTGTGTTCACCAGCTTGCGGGATAGTTTTGGGGCCGTGGTGTTGGAGGCCATGGCTCACGGCCTGCCGGTGGTGACTCTGGACCACCAGGGGGTGGGAAGCTTTCTTCCGGAAGCGGCGGCCATCAAGGTGCCGGTAACGACCCCTGAGGACACCGTCTGCCTTCTCGCAAAAGGCATAGACCAACTGGCCGCTGACGAGGCCCTGCGACTGCGCATGGCCCAGGCCGCCTGGCGCTTCGCCCAGGCGGAACGCTGGGACAGGCGCGCCGAGCGAATGCTCGTGCTTTATGAGGAGGTTCTTTCGCATGCGCATCGCCGTGTTTGACTACAAGGTCGTTCCTACCAATCCTATCGGTTCCTGCCATCTCCGCATGCTCCAGGGGCTGTGCTCCGAGCACGAGTTCACCGTGTTCGCCGTGGAGTTTGAAAACCCGTGCCCGGACCGGATCCGCTTCGTTCGGATACCTGTGCCGACGCGCCCCCTAGCCCTCCTTTTCGTGGCCTACCATTTCGTGGCTCCCTTGGTCTACTTTTGGTATCGCCTGCGCACCGGCGTGCGTTTTGACCTGGTGCAGATGGTGGAAAGCAACCTTTCCTTCGGAGATGTGTCCTATGCACAGTTTTGCCACCGTGCTTACCTCCGTGATCATTGGAAGCAAGCTGGGGCGAAGGGGCTTCGGGGATGGCTTCGCTGGCTGGACCACTGGTTTCACGCCCTCGTGGAGCCGTGGACCTACCGCCGGGTGAAGAGGATCGTGGTCCCTTCTCAGGGGTTGAAACGGGAACTTGAGGAAACCTACCCCTTTACGCGCGGGAAAACCACGGTGATTTATAACCCGGTGGAC
The window above is part of the Thermus islandicus DSM 21543 genome. Proteins encoded here:
- a CDS encoding glycosyltransferase family 4 protein gives rise to the protein MARDFRVILVGHALSPYRGSEPGFTWNWAWHLSDHLPVDVVAFPQYREEVEAFLAQYPNPRLRVHWVTLSGWDPWDPARGERGIRLHYIFWLRKAYRLVRSLASEARSPVVVHHVSWGTVSAPPPSPGFPLVWGPVGGGQKAPGAFRALFGRHWPKEALRSLRVASLPWWPGWRSKVAGVSLALATNRETLALLRRGGARRTELFLDTGVPLGFGLGTPPYAPREPGPLRLLWAGRFEPRKALPLALRALRWVRAPVELWVAGGGPMEGLWQEEARRLGLEDRVRFLGRLPWEKMREAFLGAHAFVFTSLRDSFGAVVLEAMAHGLPVVTLDHQGVGSFLPEAAAIKVPVTTPEDTVCLLAKGIDQLAADEALRLRMAQAAWRFAQAERWDRRAERMLVLYEEVLSHAHRRV
- a CDS encoding glycosyltransferase; translation: MRVAHVLLGRCNPDSANGVDKTVYYLAKYQAALGAKVMIFSLTLKEPIPVPGAEVNTFPPPKSKWARLWPRSPRGLLEALLAWVPDVVHFHSVHIGTFVGLGSLLKREGVPYVVTPNGGFAPGRLARVGPEVRAYVRLLEKPYLEGARFVHAVSHNDVEGLRSLGVRARVVVVPNGIDPAAVPARVDSDLLRRRFPVLQGKRVFLFLGRLDPVHKGLDLLLEAFAAARLPAAALVLVGPDWRGSLARLWEQARRLGLEERVVFAGPAFGEEKWAYLAGADVFVHPSRWEGFSFSVLEAMTMGKPVLLSKPADPGEVSAYGAGVTVDPKVPQLVEGIRELGEAPTKRLNEMGLRARALVEGQFDWQGIALRLISEYER